The Rhodococcus triatomae genome includes a window with the following:
- a CDS encoding TetR/AcrR family transcriptional regulator — MTSARPRARLLASTIPMVQEFGVHAAGLTELLARSNTSRNSLYQHFPAGKGELVETATRIVSRLVQSHLGVMAEKLPGTPSVEQWLDELFAFWREPLESSGYRLGSFMMAAALDEPDPAVKSAAGQAFTDWTTRLADGLIAAGVERTAANPMAGLLLSAIEGAIVQSRALESSRPFDDAQTQLRVLLAHHLS, encoded by the coding sequence GTGACATCGGCACGACCGCGCGCTCGCCTGCTCGCGAGCACTATCCCGATGGTGCAGGAGTTCGGGGTGCACGCCGCCGGGCTGACCGAACTGCTCGCCCGCAGCAACACCTCGCGCAACTCTCTGTACCAGCACTTCCCCGCGGGTAAGGGCGAACTGGTGGAGACGGCGACCCGGATCGTGTCCCGGCTGGTGCAGTCGCACCTCGGTGTGATGGCGGAGAAGCTGCCGGGTACGCCGTCGGTGGAGCAGTGGCTGGACGAACTGTTCGCGTTCTGGCGTGAACCGCTCGAGTCCAGCGGCTACCGGCTGGGCTCGTTCATGATGGCGGCCGCGCTGGACGAGCCGGACCCAGCTGTGAAGTCCGCTGCCGGTCAGGCGTTCACCGACTGGACCACCCGGCTCGCCGACGGCTTGATCGCGGCCGGAGTCGAGCGAACGGCCGCGAACCCGATGGCGGGGCTGCTGCTCTCGGCGATCGAAGGCGCCATCGTGCAGAGCCGCGCACTCGAGTCGAGTCGGCCCTTCGACGATGCGCAGACCCAGCTGCGGGTCCTGTTGGCCCACCACCTCTCCTGA
- a CDS encoding VOC family protein codes for MTVRLNPYLSFRSSAREAMEFYRSVLGGTLELTTFGEAGITDYPGEEGKVMHSMLTTDLGLILMGADTPEVMEQTAGTNFAVSLSGDDDPTLRGYWTALAEDATDVMGLDTAPWGDSFGMLTDKFGIPWMVNIGAS; via the coding sequence ATGACCGTGCGACTCAACCCCTACCTGTCCTTCCGTAGCTCGGCACGAGAAGCGATGGAGTTCTACCGGTCCGTTCTGGGCGGGACCCTCGAGCTGACCACCTTCGGCGAGGCCGGGATCACCGACTACCCCGGCGAGGAAGGCAAGGTCATGCACTCGATGCTCACCACGGACCTGGGGCTGATCCTCATGGGCGCCGACACCCCCGAGGTCATGGAACAGACCGCGGGCACCAACTTCGCGGTCTCCCTCAGCGGCGACGACGACCCGACGCTGCGGGGCTACTGGACGGCACTCGCCGAGGACGCGACGGACGTGATGGGGCTCGACACCGCGCCGTGGGGCGACTCCTTCGGCATGCTCACCGACAAGTTCGGGATCCCGTGGATGGTGAACATCGGCGCATCCTGA
- a CDS encoding FecCD family ABC transporter permease has translation MAAGLVVLVLSVALAVTLGPADLSVRDVYAVILEHLGLAEAGVTRLQDAIVWQLRLPRTLLAAVCGAGLALCGAIMQSLLRNPLADPFVLGISSGASTGAVLVVVLGLGGGILSLSTGAFLGAAVSFTLVMLLAAGAGGGTSRVILAGVAGTQLFSALTSFIVISSADAEQTRGVLFWLLGSLSGAGWDDVALCASVFAVGLVVCYLHASALDAFTFGNDAAAALGVSVPRVRAVLFTITALITAVLVSAAGAIGFVGLVLPHAARFLVGPSHHRLLPATVLAGAIFMVWVDAIARTVFEPQEIPVGVVTALIGVPAFAVILFRMRSSR, from the coding sequence ATGGCCGCCGGGCTCGTCGTCCTGGTGCTGTCCGTGGCGCTCGCCGTCACCCTGGGACCGGCGGATCTTTCGGTGCGCGACGTCTATGCGGTCATCCTCGAACACCTCGGGCTCGCGGAGGCCGGAGTGACCCGGCTGCAGGACGCGATCGTCTGGCAGTTGCGGCTGCCCCGAACGCTTCTGGCCGCCGTGTGCGGGGCCGGGCTGGCCCTGTGTGGGGCGATCATGCAGTCGCTGCTGCGCAACCCGCTCGCCGATCCGTTCGTCCTCGGCATCTCGTCGGGTGCGTCCACCGGCGCGGTTCTCGTCGTCGTACTCGGGCTCGGCGGCGGAATCCTGTCGCTGTCGACCGGCGCCTTCCTCGGTGCCGCGGTGTCGTTCACCCTGGTGATGCTGCTGGCCGCGGGCGCGGGCGGCGGCACCTCACGCGTCATCCTGGCGGGCGTCGCAGGCACCCAGTTGTTCTCGGCGCTCACCTCGTTCATCGTCATCTCCTCCGCCGACGCCGAACAGACGCGGGGCGTGCTGTTCTGGCTGCTCGGATCGCTCAGCGGCGCCGGATGGGACGACGTCGCGCTGTGCGCATCCGTCTTCGCCGTCGGGCTGGTGGTCTGCTACCTCCATGCGTCCGCGCTGGACGCATTCACCTTCGGCAACGACGCCGCAGCAGCGCTCGGCGTCTCGGTCCCCAGGGTGCGTGCCGTCCTCTTCACGATCACCGCGCTCATCACCGCGGTGCTCGTCAGCGCCGCCGGGGCGATCGGGTTCGTCGGCCTCGTGCTGCCACACGCCGCACGTTTCCTCGTCGGGCCGAGCCACCATCGGCTGCTCCCGGCGACCGTGCTGGCCGGCGCGATCTTCATGGTGTGGGTGGACGCGATCGCCCGAACCGTCTTCGAGCCGCAGGAGATCCCGGTCGGCGTGGTCACCGCCCTCATCGGTGTCCCCGCGTTCGCGGTGATCCTGTTCCGGATGCGGAGCAGCCGATGA
- a CDS encoding ATP-dependent Clp protease ATP-binding subunit translates to MPAFFGPEGPGRIDISRLMSRSTQELMGAAARFAAGRGDSELDALHVLRVMAEQDPVSGLMRRAGADPAAVANSAESRLPQGRTPTGFATPAPALSPALKTALLEGHQLARALGSTYIDPEHLFLAFASDQDHAVGRLLAENGVTPESLQRAVQAGPGEPEAASETPTLDQYGVDLTERARAGEIDPVIGRALEIEQTVEILSRRTKNNPVLIGEAGVGKTAIVEGLAQRIVDEDVPERLIGKRLVQLEMSAMVSGTRYRGDFEERLTKLVDEITAHKGELIVFIDEMHTIAGAGAGAEGAMDAGNILKPKLARGDLHIVGATTLDEYRKYIEKDSALERRFQPVMVEEPTVEDAVTILSGLRDRYEEHHGVRYTDEAIVAAVDLSHRYIGDRFLPDKAIDLIDQAGARLSLRSPKVDTEALRAELEQLEKDKEQAVADEAYEQASELRDRIGKLQKRIDGAPESVSVDTPEVTAELIAEVVARATGIPASQMTQEEKERLRLLEDELHRRVVGQDDAVRAIARAVRRSRVGMSDPDRPVGSFLFLGPTGVGKTELAKSLAAALFGDENKMIRFDMSEFGERHTVSRLVGAPPGYVGYDEAGQLTEQVRRNPYSVVLLDEIEKAHPDVFNTLLQVLDDGRLTDGHGRTVDFKNTVLIMTSNLGSDIISSKGGALGFTTGDEAAAEKPLRDRVMARLRESMRPEFLNRIDEIVMFRKLDTDQLHRITDLMLEDSRKRLGDKGIEITFSDAAVDWIAEHGHQPEFGARPLRRSIQRVVDDRIADMLLDDLILEGGKVTVDVEDGELDLQVA, encoded by the coding sequence ATGCCAGCATTCTTCGGGCCCGAGGGTCCCGGCCGCATCGACATCAGCCGGCTCATGAGCCGGTCCACCCAGGAGCTCATGGGCGCCGCCGCACGTTTCGCGGCGGGCCGTGGGGACTCCGAGCTCGATGCGCTGCACGTTCTCCGCGTCATGGCGGAGCAGGATCCGGTCTCGGGCCTGATGCGGCGCGCCGGTGCGGACCCCGCCGCGGTCGCAAACTCCGCGGAGTCGCGGCTGCCCCAGGGTCGCACCCCGACGGGATTCGCCACGCCCGCTCCCGCACTGAGCCCCGCACTCAAGACCGCGCTGCTGGAGGGACACCAGCTCGCGCGAGCACTCGGCTCCACCTACATCGACCCGGAACACCTGTTCCTGGCCTTCGCCTCCGACCAGGATCACGCCGTCGGGCGGCTGCTGGCCGAGAACGGCGTGACACCCGAATCGCTGCAGCGCGCCGTCCAGGCGGGCCCGGGTGAACCGGAGGCGGCCAGCGAGACGCCCACACTGGATCAGTACGGCGTCGATCTCACCGAGCGCGCCCGCGCCGGCGAGATCGACCCGGTGATCGGTCGTGCCCTCGAAATCGAGCAGACCGTCGAGATCCTCTCCCGCCGCACCAAGAACAACCCCGTTCTCATCGGTGAGGCCGGCGTCGGCAAGACGGCGATCGTCGAGGGCCTGGCCCAGCGCATCGTCGACGAGGACGTCCCGGAGCGTCTGATCGGCAAGCGCCTCGTCCAGCTGGAGATGTCGGCCATGGTCTCCGGCACCCGCTACCGCGGCGACTTCGAGGAGCGGCTGACCAAGCTGGTCGACGAGATCACCGCGCACAAGGGCGAACTCATCGTGTTCATCGACGAGATGCACACGATCGCCGGGGCCGGTGCGGGAGCGGAAGGTGCGATGGATGCCGGAAACATCCTCAAGCCGAAGCTCGCTCGTGGGGACCTGCACATCGTGGGTGCCACCACACTCGACGAGTACCGCAAGTACATCGAGAAGGACTCCGCCCTCGAGCGCCGGTTCCAGCCGGTGATGGTCGAGGAGCCCACGGTCGAGGATGCCGTGACCATCCTGTCCGGTCTGCGCGACCGGTACGAGGAGCATCACGGGGTCCGGTACACCGACGAGGCGATCGTCGCCGCCGTCGACCTGTCGCACCGCTACATCGGCGACCGGTTCCTGCCGGACAAGGCCATCGACCTCATCGACCAGGCGGGTGCCCGGCTGTCGCTGCGGTCCCCGAAGGTGGACACCGAGGCGTTGCGGGCCGAACTCGAGCAGCTCGAGAAGGACAAGGAGCAGGCGGTCGCCGACGAGGCCTACGAGCAGGCGTCGGAGTTGCGGGACCGAATCGGCAAGCTGCAGAAGCGAATCGACGGTGCCCCGGAATCCGTGTCCGTGGACACTCCCGAGGTGACCGCGGAGCTGATCGCCGAGGTCGTCGCGCGGGCCACCGGTATCCCGGCCAGCCAGATGACGCAGGAGGAGAAGGAACGCCTGCGCCTGCTCGAGGACGAACTGCACCGCCGCGTCGTCGGCCAGGACGATGCCGTCCGGGCCATTGCCCGCGCCGTGCGCCGTTCCCGAGTCGGCATGAGCGACCCGGATCGCCCGGTCGGCAGCTTCCTGTTCCTCGGCCCGACGGGTGTCGGCAAGACCGAGCTCGCGAAGTCGCTCGCGGCGGCGCTGTTCGGTGACGAGAACAAGATGATCCGCTTCGACATGAGTGAGTTCGGCGAACGCCACACCGTCTCACGGCTCGTCGGCGCCCCTCCGGGGTACGTCGGGTACGACGAGGCGGGCCAGCTCACCGAACAGGTGCGACGCAACCCCTACTCGGTGGTGCTGCTCGACGAGATCGAGAAGGCGCATCCGGACGTGTTCAACACCCTGCTCCAGGTGCTCGACGACGGGCGGCTGACGGACGGTCACGGCCGCACGGTGGACTTCAAGAACACCGTGCTGATCATGACCAGCAACCTGGGTTCGGACATCATCTCGAGCAAGGGCGGTGCCCTCGGCTTCACCACGGGCGATGAGGCCGCGGCCGAGAAGCCGCTGCGCGACCGGGTGATGGCCCGGCTGCGCGAGTCGATGCGGCCGGAGTTCCTGAACCGGATCGACGAGATCGTGATGTTCCGCAAGCTCGACACCGATCAGCTGCATCGCATCACCGACCTCATGCTCGAGGACAGCCGGAAGCGGCTCGGTGACAAGGGCATCGAGATCACGTTCAGTGACGCCGCGGTCGACTGGATCGCCGAGCACGGGCACCAGCCCGAGTTCGGGGCCCGTCCGCTCCGCCGGTCCATCCAGCGGGTGGTCGACGATCGGATCGCCGACATGCTGCTCGACGACCTGATCCTCGAGGGCGGCAAGGTCACCGTCGACGTCGAGGACGGGGAGCTCGACCTGCAGGTCGCATAG
- a CDS encoding ABC transporter ATP-binding protein, whose product MTLSAERISLSLGGRSILDSVTFAAGAGETIGLLGPNGSGKSTLLRVLAGIRRPDSGRVELDGEDVQGMRRARIARRIAVVSQHSDTEVDVTVEDVVRLGRIPHRGIFGSDEAGDAEAVEAALLATGTDGLRGRRWSTLSGGERQRTQIARALAQQPTELLLDEPTNHLDIAHQLDILALVRELPLTSVVALHDLNLAAMFCDRVIVLEQGAVVAAGTPTEVIDESLVSRVYQVKATVTADPTDGYPTVRYRPR is encoded by the coding sequence ATGACGCTGTCCGCGGAACGGATCTCACTCTCGCTCGGTGGCCGCAGCATCCTCGACTCGGTGACCTTCGCCGCCGGTGCGGGCGAGACGATCGGGCTGCTCGGCCCGAACGGATCCGGCAAGTCGACGCTGCTGCGTGTCCTCGCCGGAATCCGCAGGCCCGACTCCGGCCGGGTGGAACTCGACGGAGAGGATGTGCAGGGAATGCGCAGAGCGCGGATCGCCCGGCGCATCGCCGTCGTCAGCCAGCACTCCGACACCGAGGTCGACGTCACCGTCGAGGACGTGGTGCGGCTCGGACGTATCCCGCACCGTGGGATCTTCGGATCGGACGAGGCCGGAGACGCCGAGGCGGTGGAAGCCGCGCTCCTCGCAACCGGTACCGACGGACTGCGGGGACGCCGGTGGAGCACCCTGTCCGGCGGTGAACGGCAGCGCACCCAGATCGCGCGGGCACTCGCCCAGCAGCCGACCGAACTGCTCCTCGACGAGCCCACCAATCATCTCGACATCGCCCACCAACTCGACATCCTCGCCCTGGTCCGGGAGTTGCCGTTGACGAGTGTCGTCGCATTGCACGATCTCAATCTGGCAGCGATGTTCTGCGATCGCGTGATCGTGCTCGAGCAGGGGGCCGTCGTCGCGGCCGGGACCCCGACCGAGGTGATCGACGAGAGCCTCGTCTCCAGGGTGTACCAGGTCAAGGCGACGGTCACCGCCGATCCCACCGACGGCTATCCGACCGTCCGGTACCGGCCCAGGTGA
- the metE gene encoding 5-methyltetrahydropteroyltriglutamate--homocysteine S-methyltransferase, producing the protein MTLTFTATVLGSPRIGPQRELKRAVESYWAGRSDAATLESVAEGLRRRTWTQLRDAGIDSVPVNTFSYYDHVLDTAVMLGALPERVAGIADPLDRYFAAARGNDTIAPLEMTKWFDTNYHYIVPEIAPSTTFALDASKVLGELREALALGIPARPVIVGPVTFLLLSKPVDTNEPLLGRLGEILPLYADLLGRLAEAGAEWVQFDEPALVADRSEEEIAAARRAYDHLSGVDTRPAILLASYFGSLGEALPALAETGVEGIAVDLVAGSDNLAGVPALAHKHVVAGVVDGRNIWRTDLEKALGQLGTQLGSAGSLAVSTSCSLLHVPYTLDAESGLDKALRSWLAFGSEKVREVVALATALAGRRDEVEDEFALARAAQSTRANDGRLHDAALRARLNEISSSDGGRASADARREIQTDKLGLPVLPTTTIGSYPQTTAIRVARAALRKGEIDEAEYIRRMQQEVADVVALQEKLGLGVLVHGEPERNDMVQYFAEQLDGFFATANGWVQSYGSRCVRPPILFGDVQRPHPMTVEWYRYAQSLTDKPVKGMLTGPVTILAWSFVRDDQPLADSADQVALAIRDETIDLEAAGARVVQVDEPALRELLPLRKKDQEEYLKWSVGSFRLATSGVTDATQIHTHLCYSEFGEVIDAIAGLDADVTSIEAARSRMEVLDDLNAVGFDLGVGPGVYDIHSPRVPSVDEIAESLRAALKAVPAQRLWVNPDCGLKTRGNEEVEASLRNLVAATERVRAEL; encoded by the coding sequence GTGACACTCACCTTCACAGCAACCGTGCTGGGCTCCCCGCGCATCGGTCCTCAGCGCGAACTCAAGCGGGCCGTCGAGTCCTACTGGGCGGGGCGTTCGGATGCCGCCACTCTCGAATCCGTCGCCGAGGGCCTGCGCCGCCGGACGTGGACGCAACTGCGCGATGCCGGCATCGACTCGGTGCCCGTCAACACGTTCTCGTACTACGACCACGTCCTCGACACGGCCGTCATGCTCGGTGCCCTGCCCGAGCGCGTTGCCGGGATCGCCGATCCGCTGGACCGCTACTTCGCCGCGGCCCGAGGCAACGACACGATCGCCCCCCTCGAGATGACCAAGTGGTTCGACACGAACTACCACTACATCGTCCCGGAGATCGCTCCGTCCACCACGTTCGCGCTCGACGCCTCGAAGGTGCTCGGCGAACTGCGTGAGGCACTCGCTCTGGGCATTCCCGCGCGTCCGGTGATCGTCGGCCCGGTGACGTTCCTGCTGCTGTCCAAGCCGGTCGACACGAACGAGCCGCTACTCGGCCGCCTCGGCGAAATCCTGCCGCTGTACGCGGATCTGCTGGGTCGGCTCGCCGAAGCGGGCGCCGAGTGGGTGCAGTTCGACGAGCCCGCGTTGGTCGCCGACCGGAGCGAGGAGGAGATCGCGGCGGCCCGGCGCGCCTACGACCACCTGTCCGGTGTCGACACCCGTCCGGCGATCCTGCTGGCCTCGTACTTCGGCTCGCTCGGTGAGGCGCTGCCCGCGCTCGCGGAGACGGGGGTGGAAGGCATCGCCGTCGATCTGGTCGCCGGGTCCGACAACCTGGCGGGCGTGCCGGCGCTGGCGCACAAGCACGTCGTCGCCGGCGTCGTCGACGGCCGCAACATCTGGCGCACCGACCTGGAGAAGGCGCTGGGGCAGCTGGGCACGCAGCTCGGTTCCGCCGGATCACTCGCCGTGTCCACCTCCTGCTCGCTGCTGCACGTGCCGTACACGCTCGACGCCGAGAGCGGCCTGGACAAGGCACTGCGGTCGTGGCTGGCATTCGGCTCCGAGAAGGTCCGCGAGGTGGTCGCGCTCGCCACCGCGCTCGCCGGTCGACGTGACGAGGTGGAGGACGAGTTCGCGCTCGCGCGCGCCGCGCAGTCCACCCGCGCCAACGACGGACGGCTGCACGACGCCGCGCTGCGGGCCCGGCTGAACGAGATCTCCTCCTCGGACGGCGGCCGCGCGAGCGCCGACGCACGTCGCGAGATCCAGACCGACAAGCTCGGGCTGCCCGTCCTGCCGACCACCACGATCGGGTCCTACCCGCAGACCACCGCGATCCGAGTGGCCCGCGCCGCGCTGCGCAAGGGCGAGATCGACGAGGCCGAGTACATCCGCCGCATGCAGCAGGAAGTCGCGGATGTCGTTGCTCTGCAGGAGAAGCTGGGGCTCGGCGTGCTGGTGCACGGGGAACCCGAGCGCAACGACATGGTGCAGTACTTCGCCGAGCAGCTGGACGGTTTCTTCGCCACCGCCAACGGCTGGGTGCAGAGCTACGGCAGCCGTTGCGTGCGGCCGCCGATCCTGTTCGGCGATGTCCAGCGGCCGCACCCGATGACCGTCGAGTGGTACCGGTACGCGCAGTCCCTCACCGACAAGCCGGTCAAGGGCATGCTCACCGGCCCGGTCACCATCCTCGCGTGGTCGTTCGTGCGGGACGACCAGCCGCTGGCCGACTCGGCCGACCAGGTCGCGCTCGCGATCCGCGACGAGACGATCGATCTCGAGGCCGCCGGGGCTCGCGTCGTCCAGGTCGACGAACCCGCCCTGCGCGAGCTGCTTCCGCTGCGCAAGAAGGACCAGGAGGAGTACCTGAAGTGGTCGGTCGGGTCGTTCCGCCTGGCGACCTCGGGCGTCACCGACGCGACACAGATCCACACCCACCTGTGCTACTCGGAGTTCGGTGAGGTCATCGACGCCATCGCCGGCCTCGATGCCGACGTCACGTCCATCGAGGCGGCCCGCTCGCGTATGGAGGTGCTCGACGACCTCAACGCCGTCGGTTTCGATCTCGGTGTGGGCCCCGGTGTCTACGACATCCACTCCCCCCGGGTCCCGAGCGTCGACGAGATCGCCGAGTCGCTCCGCGCTGCTCTGAAGGCGGTTCCGGCACAGCGGCTGTGGGTCAACCCCGACTGCGGCCTGAAGACGCGTGGCAACGAAGAGGTGGAAGCGTCCCTGCGCAACCTCGTCGCCGCCACCGAACGGGTCCGCGCCGAACTGTGA
- a CDS encoding 3-deoxy-7-phosphoheptulonate synthase produces MTASLDHHSRADAARLDDQRTVSISPLVAPSVVRTEFAPDDVASATVRTGRGAAVDVLNGTDDRLLVVVGPCSVHDPVAAMDYARRLAAKADEVRDDLLVVMRVYFEKPRTTLGWKGLLNDPHLDGTFDINTGLRIGRKLLLDIAGLGLPTACEFLDPIIPQYIADLTTYGAIGARTAASQVHRQLSSALSMPVGIKNGTDGDVQVAVDGTRAAAASHVFPGTDLDGQAALIRTTGNPDCHVILRGGTDGPNYDAGTVADTNARLAKAGLPERVVIDASHGNSRKDHNKQVDVVTDVAARIEGGEEGIVGLMLESFLEAGRQNLTLGHSDELEYGKSITDACIDWATTEAQLDRLAAAVVNRRAR; encoded by the coding sequence ATGACTGCCAGCCTCGATCACCATTCTCGCGCCGACGCTGCGCGCCTCGACGACCAGCGCACGGTGAGCATCAGCCCCCTCGTCGCCCCCTCCGTGGTGCGCACCGAGTTCGCGCCCGACGACGTCGCCTCCGCCACGGTGCGGACCGGTCGTGGCGCCGCCGTCGACGTCCTGAACGGGACCGACGATCGGCTGCTGGTCGTGGTCGGCCCGTGCTCGGTACACGATCCGGTGGCCGCGATGGACTACGCCCGGCGCCTCGCCGCGAAGGCCGACGAGGTCCGCGACGACCTGCTCGTGGTGATGCGCGTCTACTTCGAGAAGCCGCGCACCACCCTGGGGTGGAAGGGCCTCCTCAACGATCCCCACCTGGACGGCACGTTCGACATCAACACGGGCCTGCGGATCGGCCGCAAGCTCCTCCTCGACATCGCCGGGCTCGGCTTGCCGACCGCCTGCGAGTTCCTGGACCCGATCATCCCGCAGTACATCGCGGACCTCACGACGTACGGCGCGATCGGCGCGCGCACGGCGGCGAGCCAGGTGCACCGCCAGCTCTCGAGCGCGCTGTCCATGCCCGTCGGTATCAAGAACGGCACCGACGGAGACGTGCAGGTGGCTGTCGACGGCACTCGTGCGGCGGCCGCCAGCCACGTCTTCCCGGGCACCGACCTGGACGGCCAGGCAGCGCTGATCCGCACCACGGGCAACCCGGACTGCCACGTGATCCTCCGGGGTGGCACCGACGGCCCCAACTACGACGCCGGGACCGTCGCCGACACGAACGCACGGCTCGCGAAGGCCGGCCTGCCCGAGCGGGTCGTCATCGACGCCAGCCACGGCAACAGCCGTAAGGATCACAACAAGCAGGTGGACGTGGTCACCGACGTCGCCGCCCGGATCGAGGGTGGCGAAGAGGGCATCGTCGGGTTGATGCTCGAGAGCTTCCTCGAAGCCGGTCGTCAGAACCTGACCCTCGGACACTCGGACGAGCTGGAGTACGGCAAGTCCATCACCGACGCCTGCATCGACTGGGCCACCACGGAGGCCCAGCTGGATCGGCTCGCGGCGGCCGTCGTGAACCGGCGCGCCCGGTAG
- a CDS encoding beta-ketoacyl-ACP synthase III produces MPTHIATADPVAHTALLGLGVYRPRRVVPNAEIVDRIDSSDEWIQTRSGITARRWAEPDETIVSMSVAAARDALTASGLAADQIDAVVLATSSQMVLGPSAGAVVATELGMHDTAAYDVSAGCAGFCYALGNAASLVRAGQARHVLVIGVERLSDLLDTADRTCAFIFADGAGAVVVGPADAEGIGPVAWGSDGTQTAAIKQDKDFAQYFAEVAEAEATGGTTERPYIRMNGQAVFRWAVTFLEKACRDALEKAGVTAEDLDAFVPHQANSRITDALIRTLGLPDAVAVARDIAESGNTSAASIPMAMEQLLRSGGARPGDTALLLGFGAGLAYAGQVVRLPSIA; encoded by the coding sequence ATGCCCACCCACATCGCCACCGCCGATCCCGTCGCCCACACGGCCCTCCTGGGTCTCGGGGTGTACCGGCCCCGACGGGTCGTCCCCAACGCCGAGATCGTCGACCGCATCGACTCCTCCGACGAGTGGATCCAGACCCGCTCCGGTATCACCGCTCGCCGCTGGGCCGAGCCCGACGAGACCATCGTCTCCATGAGCGTCGCGGCCGCCCGCGACGCGCTCACCGCGTCGGGTCTCGCGGCCGACCAGATCGACGCGGTCGTACTGGCCACGTCCTCGCAGATGGTGCTGGGGCCGTCGGCGGGCGCGGTGGTCGCCACCGAGCTCGGCATGCACGACACCGCCGCCTACGACGTCTCCGCCGGCTGCGCGGGCTTCTGCTACGCGCTCGGCAACGCCGCGAGCCTCGTCCGCGCGGGCCAGGCACGCCACGTCCTGGTGATCGGTGTGGAGCGGCTGTCCGACCTGCTCGACACGGCCGACCGGACGTGCGCGTTCATCTTCGCCGACGGGGCAGGCGCGGTCGTCGTCGGTCCCGCCGACGCCGAGGGAATCGGCCCCGTCGCGTGGGGCTCGGACGGGACCCAGACCGCGGCGATCAAGCAGGACAAGGACTTCGCCCAGTACTTCGCCGAGGTCGCCGAGGCCGAGGCCACCGGCGGCACCACGGAACGTCCCTACATCCGGATGAACGGCCAGGCGGTATTCCGCTGGGCGGTGACCTTCCTGGAGAAGGCCTGCCGCGACGCGCTGGAGAAGGCCGGTGTCACGGCGGAGGACCTGGACGCGTTCGTGCCGCACCAGGCGAACAGTCGCATCACCGATGCGCTGATCAGGACGCTGGGCCTGCCCGACGCCGTTGCCGTCGCCCGCGACATCGCCGAGTCCGGCAACACCAGTGCGGCGTCGATCCCGATGGCCATGGAACAGCTCCTCCGCTCCGGCGGTGCCCGGCCCGGCGACACCGCGTTGCTGCTCGGCTTCGGTGCCGGGCTGGCCTATGCCGGGCAGGTCGTCCGGCTCCCCTCCATCGCCTGA
- a CDS encoding ABC transporter substrate-binding protein, whose translation MHAFLRRTAVTTAALLAVAGCSTGSSEVDEPSSPGGSHSHFPLTLENCGREVTIDAPPERAVSLNQGSTEILLSLGLADRMVGTATWTDPVRENLAADNRTVPRLADDKPSLEVVLDTEPDFVSASFGGTLGPGGVADRDLFDQLGVPTYLSPTDCDGKTSDSVNADGARTEPLTMDTIHREIRDLAAIFDVRERGEEFVAELRERFDAAARGIAAAGTSLGFWFADLRTPYMAECCGSSGIITESVGASNVFADTTDEWPQVSWETILDRDPTALVLADLSRRSIEGDALESKIAFLESDPVASQLTAVREGRYIVIHGADLNPSIRTVDGIEKTAAALRDWEMDG comes from the coding sequence ATGCACGCCTTCCTTCGTCGCACCGCCGTGACGACCGCTGCCCTGCTGGCCGTCGCCGGCTGCTCCACCGGTTCCTCGGAGGTGGACGAGCCGAGCTCACCCGGCGGGTCGCACTCGCACTTCCCCCTCACCCTGGAGAACTGCGGCCGCGAGGTGACGATCGATGCTCCCCCCGAGCGCGCGGTGTCCCTGAACCAGGGCTCCACGGAGATTCTGCTGTCGCTCGGACTGGCGGACCGGATGGTCGGCACCGCCACCTGGACGGACCCGGTCCGCGAGAACCTGGCCGCCGACAACCGGACGGTTCCGCGTCTCGCCGACGACAAGCCCTCGCTCGAGGTCGTGCTCGACACCGAACCGGACTTCGTGTCCGCCTCGTTCGGCGGCACGCTCGGTCCGGGCGGTGTGGCCGACCGTGACCTGTTCGACCAGCTGGGTGTGCCCACCTATCTGTCGCCGACGGACTGCGACGGCAAGACGTCGGACAGTGTCAACGCGGACGGCGCCCGCACGGAACCACTCACGATGGACACCATCCATCGGGAGATCCGGGATCTGGCGGCGATCTTCGACGTCCGTGAGCGCGGCGAGGAGTTCGTCGCCGAACTGCGGGAGCGGTTCGATGCCGCCGCACGCGGGATCGCCGCCGCCGGGACGTCGCTGGGCTTCTGGTTCGCCGACCTGCGCACCCCCTATATGGCGGAGTGCTGCGGCTCGTCCGGGATCATCACCGAATCGGTAGGCGCGAGCAACGTCTTCGCGGACACCACCGACGAATGGCCACAGGTCTCCTGGGAGACCATCCTCGATCGCGACCCCACGGCACTGGTGCTCGCGGACCTCAGTCGCCGCAGCATCGAGGGCGACGCGCTCGAGAGCAAGATCGCGTTCCTCGAATCCGATCCGGTCGCCTCACAGCTGACGGCGGTCCGCGAAGGACGCTACATCGTGATCCACGGCGCCGACCTCAACCCGTCGATCCGTACGGTCGACGGAATCGAGAAAACTGCTGCAGCACTGCGTGACTGGGAGATGGACGGGTGA